From Chryseobacterium sp. IHB B 17019, one genomic window encodes:
- the rpoB gene encoding DNA-directed RNA polymerase subunit beta, translating to MSKTTSTTRGNQRVNFSSAKGKIITPDFLDIQIESFSEFFQLDTLPEDRRDEGLYKTFQENFPITDSRNQFVLEFLDYLVDSPRYSIDECVERGLTYSVPLKARLKLYCTDPEHEDFQTVVQDVYLGPVPYMTPSGSFIINGAERVIVTQLHRSPGVFFGQTYHANGTKLYYSRIIPFKGSWMEFTTDINSVMYAYIDRKKKLPLTTLLRAIGYESDKDILQIFDLAEEVKVSKAALKKVEGRTLAARVLNTWFEDFVDEDTGEVVSIERNEIILDRETILEKEHLDLILDAGVKSILIHKENSNEFSIIQNTLQKDPTNSEKEAVEYIYRQLRNADPPDEETARGIIEKLFFSEQRYSLGEVGRYRLNKKLGLNIPTTTEVLTKEDIIAIVRHLIELVNSKAEVDDIDHLSNRRIKTVGEQLAGQFGVGLSRIARTIKERMNVRDNEIFTPLDLVNAKTLTSVINSFFGTNQLSQFMDQTNPLSEITHKRRLSALGPGGLSRERAGFEVRDVHHTHYGRICPIETPEGPNIGLISSLGIYAKINRLGFIETPYRKVADSKIDLTADPIYLNAEDEESKVIAQANVELSDNGDFLTDRIIARLDGDYPVVEPSQVDLIDVAPNQISGISASLIPFLEHDDANRALMGSNMMRQAVPLLKPQAPIVGTGLEQQVAKDSRILINAEGTGTVEYVDADKIVIKYERSEDEDLVQFESATKTYNLTKFRKTNQSTTITLRPNVRVGDVVEKGQVLCDGYATENGELALGRNLVVAFMPWKGYNFEDAIVINEKVVREDWFTSIHVDEYSLEVRDTKLGMEELTADIPNVSEEATKDLDENGMIRIGAEVKPGDIMIGKITPKGESDPTPEEKLLRAIFGDKAGDVKDASLKADSSLRGVVIDKKLFSRNIKDKKKRTEEKLKLEEIENTYKAKFDDLRNTLIEKLNTLVSGKTSQGVKNDLDEEIIGKGVKFTHKLLTSVEDYVNVSGSDWTVDNDKNELIKQLIHNYKIKYNDIQGVKNREKFAISIGDELPAGIMKLAKVYIAKKRKLNVGDKMAGRHGNKGIVSRIVREEDMPFLEDGTPVDIVLNPLGVPSRMNIGQIYETVLGWAGQKLGLKFATPIFDGATLDQITEYTEKAGLPKFGHTYLYDGGTGERFTQAATVGIIYMLKLGHMVDDKMHARSIGPYSLITQQPLGGKAQFGGQRFGEMEVWALEAFGASNILREILTVKSDDVIGRAKTYEAIAKGESMPEPGIPESFNVLLHELQGLGLDVRLEE from the coding sequence ATGAGTAAAACAACATCAACAACTAGGGGAAATCAGAGAGTTAATTTCTCTTCAGCGAAAGGAAAAATCATCACTCCGGACTTTTTGGATATCCAGATTGAGTCTTTTAGTGAATTTTTTCAGCTTGATACGCTTCCTGAAGACAGAAGAGACGAAGGTTTGTATAAGACTTTCCAAGAAAATTTCCCAATTACCGATTCTAGAAACCAGTTTGTATTAGAGTTTTTAGATTACCTGGTAGATTCTCCACGTTATTCAATCGACGAGTGTGTGGAAAGAGGATTGACCTATTCAGTTCCTCTAAAAGCAAGACTTAAATTGTATTGTACAGACCCTGAGCACGAGGATTTCCAGACTGTTGTTCAGGATGTATACTTAGGCCCGGTTCCTTACATGACGCCTAGTGGATCTTTCATCATCAATGGTGCTGAGAGAGTTATCGTTACGCAGCTTCACCGTTCACCTGGTGTATTCTTCGGACAGACTTACCACGCAAACGGAACCAAATTGTACTATTCAAGAATTATTCCTTTCAAAGGATCTTGGATGGAATTTACAACAGATATCAACAGCGTAATGTACGCGTATATCGACCGTAAGAAAAAATTACCATTAACTACCCTTTTAAGAGCTATCGGTTACGAATCTGATAAGGATATCCTTCAGATCTTCGACCTTGCTGAAGAAGTAAAAGTTTCTAAAGCTGCCCTTAAAAAAGTAGAAGGAAGAACATTGGCTGCGAGAGTATTGAACACTTGGTTCGAAGACTTCGTAGATGAAGATACAGGAGAAGTAGTTTCTATCGAAAGAAACGAAATCATCCTGGATAGAGAAACAATCCTTGAAAAAGAACATTTAGATCTTATCCTGGATGCTGGTGTGAAATCTATTTTGATTCACAAAGAAAACAGTAACGAATTCTCTATCATCCAGAATACATTACAAAAAGACCCTACCAACTCTGAAAAAGAAGCGGTAGAATACATTTATCGTCAGTTAAGAAATGCAGATCCGCCAGATGAGGAAACAGCAAGAGGAATCATTGAAAAATTATTCTTCTCTGAGCAAAGATATTCATTAGGTGAAGTAGGACGTTACAGACTAAACAAAAAGTTAGGTCTAAACATCCCTACTACAACTGAAGTTCTTACAAAAGAAGATATCATCGCGATCGTAAGACATTTGATCGAGCTTGTAAACTCTAAAGCAGAGGTTGATGATATCGACCACTTATCAAACAGAAGAATTAAAACTGTTGGTGAGCAATTAGCAGGACAGTTCGGTGTTGGTCTTTCAAGAATTGCAAGAACAATCAAGGAAAGAATGAACGTTAGAGATAACGAAATCTTTACTCCGCTTGACCTTGTAAATGCGAAAACTTTAACATCTGTAATCAACTCGTTCTTTGGTACCAACCAGCTTTCTCAGTTCATGGACCAAACCAACCCACTATCAGAAATCACGCACAAGCGTAGACTTTCTGCACTAGGGCCTGGAGGTTTATCAAGAGAAAGAGCAGGTTTCGAGGTTCGTGACGTTCACCATACTCACTACGGAAGAATTTGCCCGATTGAAACTCCGGAAGGACCAAACATCGGTTTGATTTCATCTTTAGGTATTTATGCTAAAATCAACAGATTAGGTTTCATCGAAACACCATATAGAAAAGTAGCTGATAGTAAGATTGATCTTACCGCAGATCCTATTTATCTAAATGCTGAAGATGAAGAATCTAAAGTAATTGCTCAGGCAAACGTTGAATTAAGTGATAATGGTGATTTCTTAACAGACAGAATCATTGCAAGATTGGATGGTGACTACCCGGTAGTTGAGCCAAGCCAGGTTGACCTTATCGACGTTGCACCAAACCAGATTTCCGGTATTTCAGCTTCATTAATTCCATTCCTGGAGCATGATGATGCGAACCGTGCATTGATGGGATCAAACATGATGCGTCAGGCAGTTCCTCTATTGAAGCCACAGGCTCCAATCGTAGGTACAGGTCTGGAACAACAAGTTGCAAAAGATTCTAGAATTTTGATCAATGCTGAAGGTACAGGTACTGTAGAATATGTAGATGCTGACAAAATCGTTATTAAATATGAAAGAAGCGAAGACGAAGATTTAGTACAATTCGAATCCGCTACTAAAACATATAACTTAACTAAGTTCAGAAAAACCAACCAAAGTACAACAATTACCCTAAGACCAAACGTAAGAGTAGGTGATGTAGTGGAAAAAGGACAGGTACTTTGCGACGGTTATGCTACCGAAAACGGAGAATTGGCTCTTGGTAGAAACTTAGTGGTTGCCTTCATGCCTTGGAAAGGATACAACTTCGAGGATGCAATCGTAATCAACGAAAAAGTTGTACGTGAAGACTGGTTTACTTCAATCCACGTGGATGAATATTCTCTTGAAGTTCGTGATACCAAATTAGGTATGGAAGAGCTTACAGCAGATATTCCGAACGTTTCTGAAGAAGCTACGAAAGATCTTGACGAAAACGGTATGATCAGAATCGGTGCCGAAGTGAAGCCTGGAGACATCATGATCGGTAAGATCACTCCAAAAGGTGAATCTGACCCTACTCCTGAAGAAAAGCTTCTTAGAGCAATCTTTGGTGACAAGGCCGGTGATGTGAAAGATGCTTCATTGAAGGCTGACTCATCATTAAGAGGTGTTGTGATCGACAAGAAATTGTTCTCAAGAAACATTAAAGATAAAAAGAAGAGAACTGAAGAAAAACTTAAGCTTGAAGAGATTGAAAATACTTATAAAGCTAAGTTTGATGATTTGAGAAATACTTTAATTGAAAAATTAAATACACTGGTAAGCGGTAAAACTTCTCAGGGCGTGAAAAATGACCTTGATGAAGAAATTATCGGTAAAGGTGTGAAGTTCACTCACAAATTATTGACATCAGTTGAAGATTATGTAAACGTTAGCGGTTCAGACTGGACGGTAGATAACGATAAAAATGAATTAATCAAACAGTTAATTCACAATTACAAAATCAAGTACAACGATATTCAAGGAGTTAAAAACCGTGAGAAATTCGCAATTTCTATCGGGGATGAGCTTCCTGCAGGTATCATGAAATTGGCTAAAGTTTACATCGCTAAGAAACGTAAGCTGAACGTAGGGGATAAAATGGCGGGACGTCACGGTAACAAAGGTATCGTTTCGAGAATTGTTCGTGAAGAAGATATGCCGTTCCTTGAAGACGGAACACCGGTTGATATCGTATTGAATCCACTTGGGGTACCTTCCCGTATGAACATCGGACAGATTTATGAAACAGTTCTTGGATGGGCTGGTCAGAAATTAGGTCTGAAGTTCGCTACACCAATCTTCGATGGAGCTACTCTTGATCAGATTACTGAATATACAGAAAAAGCAGGTCTTCCTAAATTCGGTCATACTTACCTTTATGATGGTGGTACTGGGGAAAGATTTACTCAGGCTGCAACAGTAGGTATTATCTATATGTTGAAGCTAGGTCACATGGTTGATGATAAGATGCACGCACGTTCTATCGGACCTTACTCGTTGATTACTCAGCAGCCGTTAGGAGGTAAAGCTCAATTCGGAGGTCAGAGATTCGGAGAGATGGAGGTTTGGGCTCTTGAAGCATTCGGAGCATCAAATATCTTGAGAGAAATCCTTACTGTGAAGTCGGATGACGTGATTGGTAGAGCGAAAACTTATGAAGCAATTGCAAAAGGTGAATCCATGCCTGAACCAGGTATTCCGGAATCATTCAACGTATTACTTCACGAGTTACAAGGTCTTGGATTAGACGTAAGATTGGAGGAGTAA